The DNA region AAGATATAATGAAAACTAAACCTACTTGTATTTAATATAGTTCAATATCAGATCTGGTATATAAATAAGAAGGACCATATATAGATGTAATTTCGTCACTACGtctttaaaaagacaaaaaactATCCAAAATTTGCCAATAGGAAAAAGCTCACTTCTCTTAGCTTATAAGTGTTGATGTCTTAAGCCTAAATGTTGGGGCATGTTCATGAACTCTGCCCAACTCAGTTGATcacatacaattttataacaagTCTCATCCCAAAACCGCCaaacatatttgtatttaatttgatatatatagatCCCATCACACATTTCGCATTTGAATGTGAATAGGAAAGGATCATGAGTTTTGACTTTGCACTATATacgattaattaataattagttaCTCACTATTTCCGTCTTCTTCATATGTTCAgtattatttataagatttgaaGTTTCTTAGCTCAAGATTGATTCATAACTACGAAAGATATACTGTGAACCTACTTGTATTTAACTAATCCCATCACATATCTGGTAAATGAACTCTACGAAGGTTTATGAATTTTACTTTGGACTATAGATAATTAGTTGCTCAATTTTCCCGCCTTCTTCATGTGTTGAGTTATAAGATGGAAGTTTGTAACTCAAGATTGATATTAACTTTTCGTTTTGTTATATCAGATTCTAACCTGTGATATATACATCGAAATAGTGCCAAAAAGATGGTTATAGACTTACGGTGTTGAACACATGACACGTATTAGTTAGTGGATGTCAATATCTAAatgattcatatatatgtactagttaatgtaattaatattaatatattaaaatagtttgcATGTGTTAGCATGGTGTGGCATATATTTGATATAGTTAgctattattttttcttcaatttttttgtttttgttttgggtttgaaTGGAGTTAGGTtctttttgttatatgtttatacggtaaaatttctatagattaataatgttgggaacATAAAagtctattaatttatagaaattttaatttcttgataaattaataattatataaagacttttctagtaaaaacaaaattcaaaaataaaataaaaataagaattcGTCATCACGAATCAGGTTTCACAAGTTGGTGTTCTTTATTATCTTGGGCAAAGGGAAGTAACGCCTCCTCTCCATCTAATTTTCGGCTTTTGTTAACTCAGGCGATCGTCTATAGTGTATGGAAACAGAGAAATAACCTCATCCACAACCATATCATCATTCCGCCGCTCAATATCTTCAAAGATATCGAGCGCCAAATCATTAACACCATTCAAGTCTTGAGGGGCAGGAAGAAGTTCAGGAACCTATTCAGGCTTTGGTTCAGCTAAGGGAGATATGTTTTCCTCACTCTAGAGAGCATGCTTATGAACTTGTTCCttgttttttaccttttttttggcaaggagctttctataaattttatatttcattgtAACACTGAAACGTTCATTCATGAGAGTCTCCGGTACCAATCTCCGGAAcgaatctaaaaatatttagagCTGATTCTTATCTTCTCCGgatcatattttaattattttatatagtgGAGTAGGAGTATTGTAAGACGACCTCCAACGGAGGATCAAGTGGGGTgtattggagatgctctaacgAGCTTACAATAATTACTTTAGGAACAAAAAAAGTTAGGCGTCACGGCCGGGTTCATGTAATGTGATCACGTTGGTCCATACTCTATACTACATCCGCCCTTACCCACAAAGAGAAAGATCACGTCAAACACGTTGCGGCAAAGGTGCCATGGTTGGAGcttgaaaatgagaaagtttTGTTTGGATCTAATTCAGAATTATAATTAACtgtattatcttttattttaaaatactgaAATAGAGGTTTAATAATTAAACCTTGTTTTATTACAAGAGATTCAAACTCGGAATAGACtactaaaattaaagaaacatggTAGTACGTAATACGTGAGCCTTAAGGCAACATAATGAAACGAGAGTGAAGTTCGTGACTATTTTCATCCATCGaaccttatttttttatatcgTTTATAGTTTTGAATTACGATGGAATCGGAGAGAAGTAAACCCCGATAGCGTCGAAAGCACCACCATCCCGCCCATAGAATCCAACAATAGCATTACCTTGGCTCTCCAACACAAATTTGGTGCCTGACACAAACCCATACGTGGGAGAGATTCTCCCTTTTGATGTTTTGAAAATCAACGACCTAATGACCAAAACGTTATCATCGGGGAGTATGTTGTAGGTACCCTCCACTGATATCAAATATTCATTTGGATAGTCTACCACAAACTgcaatatagaaaaacaaatgttagtAAACCTagattgaaataataataaaaattaaaatctaatataatctatatatgtacatatagagtgtttggcttatatattaatatcagCAATTTAAGAATATTATGTTAAGAGTTAAAAATGATTTGCTACCTCCTCTGTATCTCCATTCTTCATCCCATGGTAACATGTTACAACTTGGCCGTCCTTTTCGTAGTCGACATTGATACTCCTTATAAGCGTGCTAATGTAAGTAACAGATACCTTTCTCACGCCATCATAATTAGGACCATCATCCCAAGGTTCGCCTCCGGTTAGACCACCTACGAGTTCTGACTTGGTAGGAGGAGCTGTTGTTAAATATGCTCCAATGGAGTTTAAGACTTTCCCAGCGGATCCATGGAATCCGATCATCATCTTGCCATTGACTCCACCTAGTGAAAACTTAGTGGTACCCTTTGAATATCCAATCACCTCTGAAGTCTTCCGGTTGGTTTTGATTACAAGTGCTTGCATCCCACCGGTTTTGTCGTAGTAGCCATCAACAGATACAATATATTCACTGTTCAAATAATCAATCTCAAACTGCATGCGAACAAATATATGAATTACGTACATTAGTAAAGATTTTGTAGACACAGTACACAAAAAGCTATATAAGTGAGATGGGGATCCATGACATAATAAGATCCAAGTAAGTTTGAGTTTCATTATCCACTGgaattagatttatatataaaatatatataccgtCTCTGTGAAACCGCTACCCGAAACACCATGGATGGATCCACTTATAGATTGTCCGTCTTTGACATAATCAATTTTGATGTATTGTATGCCTTCAAGACCACCTCGTATATAAACTTTTGCTACATTGTCATGGTCTGCTCCATCATCCCATTGCTTGCCTCCCTTCCCACCAACTGCATCCAACTTCTGGGCCTTTGCAAACCCAGTCGAATCtttcaacataaaatttgaattcatgaAGGAATTGTGCATGTTTTGAAGCTTGAACATTAATATGGTATAAATTCAACAATGTGGACAAGGAGAGCTTACTTACCTATAATGGCTgaggagagaaaaagaaaaatatagaagataaaCATGATCGTTTTGCTGTGGTGATTGATGAAGAAGCTTGGGTGCTGGAGATTGCTTATTTATACACATAGTTCTGGCTCTTTGACATATGAAAATTACTAGTATATATAGCTAGTGGCATATGATAAATTATAGTAATGTTTCTCATTTTGTACGTTTTCACCTTTTCAAGTTCTTAATATACCATTTCTTAAAGAACGTTGACGAGAACGATCATgtagatttaaattttgttgaGTGTGAAATTAAAGGAATTGTTTTTGATAACTGTGTAACATTATAACTTATTAATATTGTTGACTTATACAATTGATGTTATGTTGTGTCATGTGTGGTAGATCTATTAATTAGCTTATGTTTATACATGATGTTAGTTCAGGTAAACTAATAAATTCGATGTCAATGTTCCAAAAAACagttaaaacaaatcaaataaggTTTTTGACGTAGGAAGGATCTAGtgaattttacttttcttttgataattacttatgttagttttctatttctgtttagagttttctattttatgttttaagtttcttctctatatatagagagagctTAGGTTATTGGAAAAACAGTTTTTGCATTCTAGTTAATAAAAGCAGAGAGAGTTTTCTTTCTAATCTGGTGTATTTCCAGAATTCCTAATAATCAAGTTCACGCTTGAGAACTTGATTTCTAACTAGGTTTAGTGCTTGCTAATCCTAGAGTTTCCGACTGcgtcaagtggtatcagagcaggctTTCTCCTGTCTCTTTTTCAAGGCTTGATCAGCTATGGGGGATCAATTTGTGACCAAAGAAGACTTGCAGGGTTTTACCGAGGCTATTACCTCGGCTCTAACTGATTTGACCGACCAGATGACCAATTTGACAATTGAGCTTAGAAACAACTTCAACAACGCAAATcagcaaagaaacagagaaggagAACAAGGACTTAACGTGAATCAGcatagaaacagaggaagagtaATCCCAAGGGTAGACAACAATCATGCTGTTATGAATGAAAGTTCAAGTTCTGATGAAGACGAAGCTGTGGAGGATGAAGTTGAGCAAAGAAATCGACAAAATAATCATGACTACCGCGTAAAGGCTGACATTCCATTGTTCTATGGAACTATGGGTGTTGAAGATTTTCTAGATTGGCAAATAAGTGTTGATAGGTTCTTTGAAATCATGGGTGTCCCTGAAAACAAGCAAGTTAAGATGGTGGCCATTAGGCTGAAGAGTACTGCTGCTGTGTGGTGGGACAAACTTGTTATTCAGAGGCAAAAACAAAGGAAGGGACCAGTCAAGACATGGAGGCGGATGAAACAGCTCATGATGGACAGGTTTTTACCAGAGGACTATGAACAGATTCTCTATAAGATGTATATTGAATGTGTTCAAGGAAAAAGGACTGTGACAGAGTTTACAGCAGAGTTTCTGCGATTTTCTGAGCGCAATGATCTTGGAGAGACAGAAAATCAGAAAGTGGCAAGATACATCAGTGGGTTaaagagttatattcaagagaAGATGCGTTTACAAACTGTATGGACGGTGCAGGAAGCTTCTAGTCTAGCTTTGAAAGCTGAGTTAATAGAGAAATCTCCTCGCAATTTCACTTCCTTCAGAAGATATTCACCTCAGAATAATCTTGAATCAATAGGAGATAAAGAGAAGAGTGCAGTAATAAAGGATACTAACCTTGGGAACAAAGGCTCTGGAAGTTCTAACAATGGTTCTAATAATGCTCAGCAGAATAAAGCACAAATCCAAAAGCAAAGTAACACATATGCGAGACCATCCATCGACAAGTGTTTCCGCTGTTAAGGACAAGGTCACAAATCAAATGTTTGTCCGAGTAGGAGAACTACAGCTTTgctagaggaggaagaagagaatgaagaagaggatgaataTGCAGGTGTTGAATTTGTTGAAGAAGAATCGAATGAGATGATAAACATTGTACTTGAAAGGGTCTTGTTATCATCTAAGGAAGAAGGACAGCGAAAAAAATTGTTCAGAACAAGGTGTTCAATTAACGACAAAGTTTGCAACTTGATCGTGGATAATGGTAGCACAGAAAACCTAGTTTCTCATAAACTGGTTGAATATCTGAAGTTACCCACAACGCCACTTGAGAAGCCATATGCTTTAGGATGAGTGAGTAAAGGCTCTCGATATCGAGTAACATTGTCTTGTAAGGTTCCGATCTCCATTGGAAAACATTACAAAGAAGAGGTATTGTGTGATGTTCTTGACATGGATGTTTGTCATATCATACTTGGACGTCCTTGGCAGTACGATAATGACATTACATATCGAGGAAGAGATAACGTGTTAATGTTTTCATGGAATGGGCACAAGATTGCTATGGCTCCTGTTTCACACCTTGATCAGAATTCAAGGAAGAAAAATTCTAACTTCTTGGTATTGACGGATAATGAAAGGGAGCTTGGTGAAGCAATAAAATAAACTGAATGTATTTGTCCGGTGGTGATTAAAGGGTTGATGAGTGTGGTAACAGAAGAAGTAACAACTCCAAGAGAAATACTAGAGATTCTACAAGATTTTAAGGAGTTGATTGCAGATGAGTTACCACAAGAACTACCTCCTATGCGTAACATTCAACATCAGATTGATCTTATTCCAGGATCAAGCTTACCAAACCTTCCCCATTACCGTATGAGTCCtaaagaaaatgagattttaaGGGAACAAATTGAAGATCTGTTAAGGAAAGGGTTCATTCGTGAGAGTATGAGTCCTTGTGCAGTGACAGTCCTTCTTGTTTCTAAGAAAGGAAATCAATGGTGGATGTGTGTAGATAGCAGAGCTATCAACAAGATAACTATCAAGTAGCGTTTCCCTATTCCTAGATTGGACGACATGCTTGACGAGTTAACTGGTTCTAAGGTCTTTTCTAAGATAGATCTTCGCAGTGGATACCATCAGATTCGAATTAGGCCTGGAGATGAATGGAAGACAGCTTTTAAGAGCAAAGATGGATTGTATGAGTGGCTGGTGATGCCATTTGGGCTGTGAAACGCCCCTAGTACTTTCATGTGGCTAATGAACCAAGTTCTTCGTCCGTTTACAGGTTCTTTTGCggtggtttattttgatgatattctgATCtacagtaaaacaaaagaagatcatTTGGAGCATGTGAGACAGGTGTTGCGGGTCTTAGAAGAGAATAAGTTGTACATTAATCTGAAAAAATGTACATTCAGCACCAATAAGTTGCTCTTCTTGGGttttgttgttggagaagaaggaattcATGTTGACGAAGATAAAGTGAAAGCTATTAGGGATTGGCCTGTCCCAAAATCAGTAAGTGATGTACGCAACTTTCATGGTCTTGCTATCTTCTATATGAGATTTATAAGAGATTTCAGTACTATTACTTCTCCTATTACTGAGTGTTTTAAGAAAGGAAAGTTTCAATGGGGTCTTGAGcaagaaaaaagttttgatttaatCAAAGAAAAGCTATGTACTGCACCAGTTCTAGCATTGCCTGATTTTGACAAAGTGTTCCAAATTGAATGTGATGCTAGTGGAGTGGGAATAGGTGCTGTTTTGTCTCAAGAAAAACGACCAATAGCTTTCTTCAGCGAGAAACTGAGTGAAGCTCGACAGAAGTGGAGCACCTATGATCAAGAGTTCTATGCAGTATTTAGAGCCCTAAGACAGTGGGAGCATTATTTGATTCAAAGAGAGCTCATCTTGTTCACTGACCACCAAGCTTTGAAGTTTCTTCACAGCCAAAAGGTGATTAACAAAATGCATGCTCGTTGGGTTAGTTTCCTGCAGAAATTTCCTTTCATAATCCAACATAAGTCAGGTGCTCTTAATAAGGTGGCTGATGCTTTGAGTAGGAGGGCTTCATTGCTAACTACTTTAACACAAGAGATTGTGGGATCATAATCTTAATTTTCACTTTAGCGGTCTTTCCTGCAATCCACAATGcgcaacaaaaaaatttctaacttCTGACTTGACTCATGGAGTCATGGTCGAGAGCAAGTTTTACAATACAACTAAACTTTTACTCACGATCAATACAACTAAACTTTTACTCACGATCAATACAACTAAACTTTTACAACAcaaagtttggaaaaaaaaagaagaagaattttgcATTTTCGATGAACTTAATAGAAACATGTAGGTTTaaaaagtagagagagaaaaaatgaaatgtaGGAGTTTGATCGTTAGATCAAAAGTTGAACGTAACATGCTATGATACAATGATAATGTGATGAGAgactaaattatttttggtaaaatgaGAGACTAAAATTGACATAATATGTTATTGCTCTCGtgaaaatgattttatatgGTAGATAAACTTAGGGAATGAATTAGCCTAATATAGTTTATAGAatcgtaaatatatatataaagatctCTAGAATATATTAACACTCTCTCTTTGATCATATAGATGAATCTTCTAGATCCTTTCCAAGCTATTCTTAGGGAGCTCATGGCACCGGAATATCGGATGCATCACAGAACGATGAGTTAAAACCATTTGAATAGCTAATATTGTGGTCAAACATTCTATGGTTACATGCCATGCACTGATGCACaagatataattatataacattAAATTCACTTGTGCCATGCACAAGTTCTTATCTAGGAGGCTAGGATATAGGATTAAAGGAGACGTTATTGAAGAATAAACTTCTCATGATCTATCTTTCACCAGTATCATTATGCAACCACTAACGAAACCTAGGAGGCAAGGGCTCATTTCGTTCGCCATTTCTTTTGCTTCGGTCCGAATATTTTGGATACAGGAGACTGAGTGAAACACAAACATCAAACTCCAACCAACGGCCAGTTTCATATATCCTTTGACGGAAGAAGACATTCACTCGGATACTTCAGTCTCCACCATCCTTAACAAGAAACCCGGCCACTGTGGGTATTTTTTAAACGTCATGTACTACATAGTCAGTAAACCTCATCATGGTGTCTTCAACATGCATAACGTTGGAGTTAAACTGAAAAGGTTCATAGCTTTTGACATGGGCTGAATTTTTGTTGGGCCAGATTAACTACACATGGACTTGGATTTGGGTCATCAATCTaaattgttcttgttctcttctaATAGTTTTTTGTTGACTAATGAACATGTCGCACGAGTTAATGACACTGACATGcatcttttattctttagtAGTAGTATAGTAGtaatatcaaatttaatttaataataaacacACAGCGATACAAAACTGAGTCACACACAACAACACAATAAAGAGCCGGtctatatgaaataaattaaaaaattattaaatgataCCCCAAATATGCATCTGGCGATGTTTCGTGATCGACTTCATCAACCCATCCTCTGTTCAATATTTCTCCAACTCATCAAAATTCTCGccatcaaatcaaaatcaatatcTCTGCTTTCTCAACATCACATTCCGTGGTTAATCATCGGACCACGATATATACCCACCCactcaaaagaatcaaaaacctttttttgttctctctttctcttaattGCACCTAGAACCTCTCGTATCTGCTAACCAAACTTACctcgagaaaacaaaaagaaaaacataattaccagtttatgttgttgtttaatGGCGTTTCTGATGAGTTTCCTTGAATTTAATATGTTGTTCACTTCGGTTACTTTTGTGTTTTGACTTCAGTTTCTAAATAAgacaaagatttgatttttgtttgtttgttgggtTTTCTTCccaaagttgtgttttttttttcaatcaatctAAAAGGAAagggagaaaaacaaaatccaaacttttttctATTTGATCAGCTCTTTAGTTTCTGTAATGAGTAGATTACTGTTGATCCTTGGTGGGTTATTTGATCCCATCAtcaaaggttttgttttttgattaaaaatctcaactttttgCAGATGgaggcagaggaagaagaagaagagatatgatCTAATAATCTCCTTCTTccaattgttaattatttttgggGACGGTGGGTTTTTTAGTTGGCAGTCATGATCATTACCAAATGCAAAAGAGACATAAACCTGTTTGTGCTTCAATTAGGAGCAGCTCTCGCCGTATCTTTTgctggatttttcttttctcgatTTAGAAAGAATACAAAAAGAATCGGACCCACTCTGCCTCCTCTTTCACCTCAATCTTCTGGTTTGTGTTTCTgtctttgtatataccattttgattgatttatgcAGTCAATGAGTCTAATTCGTAAAGAgtgttttgttgaattttcaGATAAGGGATACAGTGACTGTTCCAACAGATCCAATGATGTAAGTATAATATAGTTTGTGGTGGAAGTTACTATTTATAGCCTTGTGATTTATAATCTGTAGATTGTTCATTTGGCCTCTGGTTTGTTTAGTTACATTTAGTTGTGGTCAATAGTGTTTGCTGTTACTGAAATTTTGATctgcttctgttttttgtttggtcggtAGAGAGGAGATGTTGACTCTAAGAAGAGTAATGAAGAGACTGTAGTTTGTTTATCGCCACGAAAGGAATGTGATCTTGATGAAAAAGATGTGTTTTTATTACCGGAGTTTGAAGAGGAAGTGAAAAAGTTAGATTTGTTGGTCTCTGATGACTGTGAAACGCCGCGGTCGGATATAACTGTTCCGTTAGCATTTCCGAGCGAAGAGGAAGCTGATCATGAGAATGAGATTAACCGGTTGAGGAACACGGTGAGAGCGCtccgtgagagagagaggtgtctTGAGGATAAGTTGTTAGAATACTACAGCCTCAAGGAGCAGCAAAAGATTGCAATGGAACTGAGAAGTAGATTGAAACTAAACCAGATGGAGACTAAAGTTTTCAATCTCAAGATCAAGTCTTTGCAAGCCGAGAACGAGAAACTCAAGGCTCAGTGTTCTGagcattttaaatttttgttggaGCTGGATAAGGCTAAGTCTGAGGTTCATGTTCTTAAGAAGAAACTGAACGTTAATACCCAACAACACGTAGAGCAGATTTTGTCACTTAAGGAACGAGTGATGAGgcttcaagaagaagagatcaaagctATTTTACCTGATCCGGAAGCTGATAAGATGATGCAGAGGTTAAGGGATTTGGAAGGTGAGATCAACGAGCTTCAGGATTCCAACATGAAATTACAGTTTGAGAATTTCGAACTTGCTGAGAAGCTGGAGTCTGTTCAAATCATAGCAAATTCAAAGCTTGAGGACCCGGAAGAGGTATGTTTCGAATTTACATCCTCAAATTCTTGCAGTTGCCTCAAAATGTTGAATCATGTTTCCgaattttttgtatgtttgtagATTGAGACATTACGAGAAGATGGTAACCGTTTGAGGAGTGAAAACGAAGAGCTGAAAAAGGAAGTGGAGCAGCTTCAAGGGGATCGATGCACTGACCTCGAGGAGCTTGTTTATCTCAGATGGATAAACGCTTGTTTAAGATATGAGCTAAGGACTTACCAGCCTCCTCCGGGTAAAACTGTTGCTAGGGATCTTAGTACTACTTTAAGTCCTACTTCAGAAGTGAAAGCTAAGCAGCTGATCCTCGAGTACGCACATAGCGAAGGGCATGAAGAAGATAATACTGATTATGATCGATGGTCGTCTTCCCAGGAAGAGTCATCAATGATCACTGACTCAATGTTTTTAGATGATTCTTCTGTTGACACTTTGTTtgcgacaaaaacaaaaaagtcagggaagaagaagcttatGCATAAGTTGATGAAGATTTTACACGGTAAAGATAGTACTCCAGACCGTAAGAAGAGAGCTGGTTCTTCAGAACCGAGCAGCTCAAACACAGGTGTTCACTCAACTCCTAGGCAGCAGCTTAGAACAACACAGTCAATGGACTTCCAAATGTTGATGCTTGGCAGAAACGAGGAAGAGGACTTCAAGAATCACATTAAGATGCTGCGTCGTAAGAGCGAAGCAGCAGACTCTTTCACTTATGGAGAAGAAAATTGTTTGGAATCCGATCAAAACGGGAAAAAAGAGCTGATTAAATATGCGGATGCGCTTACGAAATCTCGCTCCACAAAGAAACTGCATAAGAAATCTGTGTCcttctttttctaaaagtaaGTAGAAACACTAACTACTTTACTCTGTAACACTCATTGCCTAAAGCtacatatatgtgtgtatagATTATAGGTCAAACAAAGTTTGTAAATTTTCTGAACCAAACATTAAATGAGTGTAACGAGAATGACCTACGTGTGGGCGTGTGGTGGGAGTAAAACATAAGATTTGTCTTATTACATGAGATTATtcttagaagaaataaaattttgtctTATTACATGAGATTGTCGCTTAAATTAACATAGGAGACAAACGTGTGGACGTGTGGTGGGAGTAAAACATAAGTCAGATGATCAGACTTAGGTGGACTCCGATTTGATGAAGCATGTTGCTGGATTTTCCATGGAAACCAACGATCTTGTGATCAGCCTTTTGGAGTATGAAGCCAGATGTTGTAACGAGTCCAAAAGGTGGAGAGGTTTGTTTATTGGTCTTGAACTTAAGCATGGTGATAACTCCGGATTTATTATCATAAGTACCCTCCACTGTTGTGATATATTCACTTGGATAATTCAGCTCAAACTGCATAAGAAATAAAGGAAGAGTTAAGAGTAGTAATAAATCAATCACAGATTTGAAATTAGGGAAGTTGAATCAATGACCTCTTGGATTCCAATTTGGGTCTTGTTCCCATGATCCTCTCCGAAGACCAGTTGGTCGTTTTTGTAGTAAATAAACTTGATGAAGGAAACAGCGTTCTGGCTAAGTCTAATGTAGATCCTTCTAACACCATCATCCCAAGAAGCTCCTCCATCTCCACCCTTTGCTTCTCTAGTATATTTTCATCAGGAGGAGTAGGAAATGGACGATAATATGCTCCAAGATCTTTAAGGTTAGCAGATCCAGCCCATCCATAGAACCCAACAATAGCATTACCTTTCTTCTCAAGTACAAATTTGGTAACATCATCAGACTTTCTATCAAACGAAATGGTTCTaccttttgatgtttttgtgaGATTCGGTCCAGTTCCGCGTGATGGGCCAGAGACAAGCCTATTGGGCCTTGGATGAAAGAAAGGCCCATGTTCTAGGACTTTCTCTGTAACGGTCGAATGAAGCCAGTCAACACTCTGTTCTTTTCCTGTTGCTGAAGCGTACGGTGTCCTTTGTTACGCTGGCAAGGATAAGGTTTGACACCTAAGTTTACCACCTAGCAAGGGTGCATCatcaggatatatatatatatatatatataggtaaagAGTGAGGTTGCGGCTAAGATAAGAGTGAGCATTACAAGGTTGGAGAAATTTACagagattgagagaaagagagaactcACCTTCTTCTTTACTCGGTTCTAT from Camelina sativa cultivar DH55 chromosome 3, Cs, whole genome shotgun sequence includes:
- the LOC104778129 gene encoding jacalin-related lectin 10, whose amino-acid sequence is MFIFYIFLFLSSAIIDSTGFAKAQKLDAVGGKGGKQWDDGADHDNVAKVYIRGGLEGIQYIKIDYVKDGQSISGSIHGVSGSGFTETFEIDYLNSEYIVSVDGYYDKTGGMQALVIKTNRKTSEVIGYSKGTTKFSLGGVNGKMMIGFHGSAGKVLNSIGAYLTTAPPTKSELVGGLTGGEPWDDGPNYDGVRKVSVTYISTLIRSINVDYEKDGQVVTCYHGMKNGDTEEFVVDYPNEYLISVEGTYNILPDDNVLVIRSLIFKTSKGRISPTYGFVSGTKFVLESQGNAIVGFYGRDGGAFDAIGVYFSPIPS
- the LOC104778130 gene encoding protein CHUP1, chloroplastic, yielding MIITKCKRDINLFVLQLGAALAVSFAGFFFSRFRKNTKRIGPTLPPLSPQSSDKGYSDCSNRSNDRGDVDSKKSNEETVVCLSPRKECDLDEKDVFLLPEFEEEVKKLDLLVSDDCETPRSDITVPLAFPSEEEADHENEINRLRNTVRALRERERCLEDKLLEYYSLKEQQKIAMELRSRLKLNQMETKVFNLKIKSLQAENEKLKAQCSEHFKFLLELDKAKSEVHVLKKKLNVNTQQHVEQILSLKERVMRLQEEEIKAILPDPEADKMMQRLRDLEGEINELQDSNMKLQFENFELAEKLESVQIIANSKLEDPEEIETLREDGNRLRSENEELKKEVEQLQGDRCTDLEELVYLRWINACLRYELRTYQPPPGKTVARDLSTTLSPTSEVKAKQLILEYAHSEGHEEDNTDYDRWSSSQEESSMITDSMFLDDSSVDTLFATKTKKSGKKKLMHKLMKILHGKDSTPDRKKRAGSSEPSSSNTGVHSTPRQQLRTTQSMDFQMLMLGRNEEEDFKNHIKMLRRKSEAADSFTYGEENCLESDQNGKKELIKYADALTKSRSTKKLHKKSVSFFF